Below is a genomic region from Catenuloplanes atrovinosus.
GGCGGTCGAGGTGTATCGGCGGCTGGCCGCGGCGAACCCGGCCGCGTTCGAGCCCGACCTCGCCAGGTCGCTGAACAACCTCGGCAATGGGCTGTCGGCGCTGGGGCGGCGGGAGGAAGCGCTGGCCGCCACGGAAGAGGCGGTCGAGGTGTATCGGCGCCTGGCCGCGGCGAACCCGGCCGCGTTCGAGCCCAACCTCGCCAGGTCGCTGTGGGCGTTCGCGTGGGTATGTGTGAAATCGAAAGCCAATTGGATAGAAGCCAGGGAGTTGGTCACCGAGGCCATCAACCTCTACGAGCGGCTGATACAACGATTCCCGCAAACGTTCGCCGGAGAGCTGCTATCCGCATACCGGACGCTGGCGGACGTGCTGGACGGCCTCGGCCAGGCAGACGAGGCTGCCGACTTGCGCCGTCAGCTCAACAAGGCAGCCGGCGGAAGCAGCCCGGACCGAACTGACTGACCCGCCTACGCCACCGAGGCGGCCATTGTGCACCTCGCAGGGCCGCCACCAACGATGCCACCGCAGCCGATGGGACCAATGCTGGCGGCACGGCCGATGATCAGCCCGGCTTCGCCCGGGAGACCCATACCACCACGAAAAAGAACGGGTCGACGGGACCCGCCGTGACCAGGGAACGCACGCCCATGCCCCGGAGCTGGGGCCCGCCGGAGGCGGATCTTAAAGCCGCGCCGAGGCCGATCATGGCGACCAGCCCCAGGTCCATGCCCACCTGAATCCGAACCCGAGCACCAGGTAAGGCTGGCGATGTCGTCCCAGCCGCGACCGACGGGCAGAGGCGGTCGAGTGGCTCACGATCCGGCGCACAGCGCCGCATCCGCCGGGACCCGCATTGAGCCCGGCCGGAACCGGCAGGGAGGAGCGCCAGCGACGACCGGTGCCCGCGGGAGCATGCGGACCGCAACCACGCCGGAAGCGGGCACATAAAAAGAACCCGCCGGCCTCGGAAGAGACCGGCGGGTTCGGGAGAACGACACAAGCGTCAGTGACGCCCGCTACCGACTTCCTCGCGCTTCGCGGAGGGGTCGACCGGTGGGTGTCCCGGTGAGACGGGAGCCTCGACCGGCTTCTCGATCGGGAAGAAGAAGCCCTTGATCGCCGGGCCGAGGGCGCCGACGCGGTTCATCTTCTTCGGTACGACCCAGCCGGTGTATTCGAGGTGGGTGTGGCCGTGCTCGTCGGGGGCGGCCAGGGGCTGGTGCACCTCGACGAAGCGGCCGTCGGGGAGGCGGCGGATGATGCCGGTCTCCACGCCGTGGGCCAGGACCTCGCGGTCGTGCTGCTGGAGGCCGAGGCAGATGCGGTAGGTGATCCAGTAGGCGATCGGCGGGACGATCAGCAGGCCGATGCGGCCGGCCCAGGTCATCGCGTTCAGGCTGATGTGGAACTTGTCCGCGACCACGTCGTTGCCGCCGGAGATGGTGGCGATGATGTAGAAGGAGACGGCCATCATGCCGAGCGCGGTGCGGTGCGGGTTGTCGCGCGGGCGCTCCAGCAGGTTGTGGATGCGCTTGTCGCCGGTGAGGCGCGCCTCGATCGCCGGGTACAGCATCGGGAGGACGATCAGCACGCCGAGCAGGACGCCGGCGGGCCAGAACATCGGCGGGATGACGTAGCCGTCGCCGATCGGGAGGTAGATGTCCCAGTCGGGCATGAGGCGGACCAGGCCGTCCATGAACATGACGTACCAGTCGGGCTGGGAGGCCGAGGAGACCTCGGACGCCCGGTACGGACCGAACAGCCAGATCGGGTTGATCTGGAAGGCGCCGGCCATGAACGCGATGACGCCGAAGACGGCCATGAAGAAGCCGCCCTGCTTCATGGCGTAGCGCGGGAACATGCGCTCGCCGACCACGTTCTCGTTGGTCCGGCCGGGGCCGGGCCACTGGGTGTGCTTCTGCTGGAAGACCAGGCCGA
It encodes:
- the qcrB gene encoding cytochrome bc1 complex cytochrome b subunit is translated as MKRRKLDIGAVPGNVARGADERLQVATPLRSLLNKVFPDHWSFLLGEIALFSFVVLLLTGVFLTLFFDPSMQEVVYNGSYTALRGTEMSAAYASSLDISFDVRGGLIMRQMHHWAALMFMAAIVIHMFRVFFTGAFRKPRETNWVIGVTLFLLGFFAGFTGYSLPDDGLSGTGLRIASAIMLSFPVIGSWLSSSVFGGEFPGMLIIPRFFIAHVLIIPALLLGLIAAHLGLVFQQKHTQWPGPGRTNENVVGERMFPRYAMKQGGFFMAVFGVIAFMAGAFQINPIWLFGPYRASEVSSASQPDWYVMFMDGLVRLMPDWDIYLPIGDGYVIPPMFWPAGVLLGVLIVLPMLYPAIEARLTGDKRIHNLLERPRDNPHRTALGMMAVSFYIIATISGGNDVVADKFHISLNAMTWAGRIGLLIVPPIAYWITYRICLGLQQHDREVLAHGVETGIIRRLPDGRFVEVHQPLAAPDEHGHTHLEYTGWVVPKKMNRVGALGPAIKGFFFPIEKPVEAPVSPGHPPVDPSAKREEVGSGRH